The genomic stretch CGAAACCTGAAGGCCCTTGCGGATCTCCTTGGGCAGGCTCTTGTCATCCGAGACTTCGGCCACGATGGCCGCGACTTCCGCGCCGAAACGCGCGGCCAGTGCTTCCAGCGTCACGGGCTCGGGGTCATTGTCGCTATCCTCGACCGTATCATGCAGCAGGGCCGCGATGATCGCCGCCTCGGGCGCGTCATGTTCGGCGAGGATCTGCGCGACCTCGATCGGGTGGTTGATATAGGGCTCCGCCGCGGCGCCCTTGCGGCGATGCGTGGCATGGACGGCGGCCGCGAAACTCGCGGCCGCCAGGATCTTGGCGCTCATCGGCGAAGCCTCAGCCGCGCATTCGCGGAAATCCGCGCATCAGGAAACTCCTTGGAGAGGCTACTTGTAGGGCTGCTGGTAATATTGCTGCTGCGGCGGGGGCTGCGGCGTGGTGATCACGCCGGTGGCCGCGCCGACCGCGCCACCCGTGATCGCGCCGATCGCCGCCCCACGCCCGCCGCCGGCAATGCCGCCGATGGCCGCGCCGGTTCCGGCACCGATCAGCGCCCCGCCCGCCGCACGCTGGCCGGGATCATAGGGGTTGGTGCAGGCGCCCAAGGCAAGAAGCGCGCTGATTCCGAGGGCCGTCAGAACTGGTTTCATCGTGTTGTCCTTCCACACGTTACACGCGGGCATCGTTCAGGCGAATCGTGGCAGCAAGATGGAGCAGCGCGAGGGCCCGCCAATCCCGGCATCAATTCCCGGGATGATTGGCCGTTTCGCGTCGCGCCGGCAGAATATACCACGGAACGGGTGGTGCCGCGCCATAGCCCGGCGCGGCTCCGCGGTAGGGGCGCGCCGGCGCGCATCCGACGATCAGACCGAGCAACGGGATCAGCAGAAGCGCGCATTTGGCCATGGGCGGACACTGGTGGTGAAAGGTGGCGGGAAAATGGGCGATCCGCGCTGCCCTGCATTGCCGGCAGCAGCGCCCCTCACGGCCCTGCTCTGACTGCGCCCTGCTCTGACTGCGCCCTGCTCTGACTGTACCTTGCGATGACAGAGCGCCGCCATGACAGAGAACTGCGCTCTGTCTCCGCCGCGCGCGGCGGAGACAGGCCGCGCCCCCCAGCCGGATCGCCCCTCCGCCCGCTTGCGCCGACGGAGGGCCTCAGCCGGCCAGTGTCAGGTGTTCATCGCGTCGAAGAAGTCCTGGTTCGTCTTGCTGTATTTCAGCTTGTCCGTCAGGAATTCCATCGCGTCCTGCGTGCCCATCGGGTTCAGGATGCGGCGCAGCACCCACATCTTGCTGAGCGTGCCACGATCCACCAGCAGCTCCTCCTTGCGGGTGCCGCTCTTGGTGATGTCGATCGCCGGGAAGACGCGCTTGTCGGAGAGCTTGCGGTCCAGGATGATTTCGCTGTTGCCGGTGCCCTTGAACTCTTCGAAAATCACCTCGTCCATGCGGCTGCCGGTATCAATCAGCGCGGTGGCGATGATGGTGAGCGAGCCACCTTCCTCGATGTTGCGCGCGGCGCCGAAGAAGCGCTTCGGCCGCTGCAGCGCATTGGCATCCACACCACCCGTCAGCACCTTGCCGGAGGACGGCACGACGGAATTGTAGGCACGGCCCAGGCGGGTGATGCTGTCCAGCAGGATCACCACGTCGCGCTTGTGCTCGACCAGGCGCTTGGCCTTTTCCAGCACCATTTCCGTGACCTGCACGTGGCGCGTCGCCGGCTCGTCGAAGGTGGAGGCGACGACCTCGCCCTTCACCGTGCGGGCCATGTCGGTCACTTCCTCGGGCCGCTCGTCAATCAGCAGCACCATCAGGAAGACGTCAGGGTGGTTGGCCGTGATGGATTTGGCGATGGATTGCAGCATCACCGTCTTGCCGGTGCGCGGCGGGGCGACGATCAGCGCGCGCTGTCCCATGCCGATGGGCGCGATCAGGTCAATCACGCGATGCGTGTTGTCCTTCTGCTGGCCCTTGGGCACCTCGACACCCTCGATTTCCATCTTCAGGCGGCGCGTCGGGTAGAGCGGCGTGAGGTTGTCGAAATTGATGCGGTGGCGCAGCGCCTCGGGCGGCTCGAAATTGACGGCATTCACCTTGAGCATGGCGAAATACCGCTCGCCATCCTTCGGTGCGCGGATCTGGCCTTCCACCGTATCGCCGGTGCGCAGGCCGAAGCGGCGGACCTGGGCGGGGCTCACATAGATGTCGTCGGGGCCGGGCAGGAAATTGGCCTGCGGGCTGCGCAGATAGCCGAAGCCATCGGACAGGATTTCCAGCGTGCCTTCGCCATAGATCGCCTGATCGTTATCGGCGAAGGTCTTGAGAATGGCGAACATGATGTCCTGCTTGCGCAGGATGGAGGCGTTCTCGACGCCCAGCTCCTCCGCAAAGGCGAGGAGTTCGGGCGGCGTCTTCGCCTTGAGTTCTGAGAGGTGCATGCAGCATCCGAAATATAAGTCGCAGGGGAAACGCCGGGGGCGAGGAAATGGGGGCCCCGAGATTCGCGCCACGCGATGAGCATTGGCGGATTCGGCGATCGGGAAGGAGGGATCGGCCCGTCAGGCCGACGCGGAGGAACCTAGGGATGCGGGGCCCCCGCGTCAACAACCTTGTCAAGGGAAATTTACGACGCCTCAGAAGGGCTTCACGATCACCATGATGACGATGACGATCATCAGCAGCGTCGGCACCTCGTTCATGATGCGCCAGTGACGCTGCGGAAAAAGGCGCTCATCACGCTCGAAGGCCTTGCGGTGCTTCGCCAGGTACATGTGGAACCAGGTCATTCCCAGCACGCAAGCTAGCTTCACGTGCCACCAGCCGGAGGTCCAGGAGACCACGCCGGGTGTGGCCACCAGCACAAGGCCAAGCAGCCAGGTCACGATCATGCTGGGGTTCATGATGGCGC from Sediminicoccus sp. KRV36 encodes the following:
- a CDS encoding HD domain-containing protein; amino-acid sequence: MSAKILAAASFAAAVHATHRRKGAAAEPYINHPIEVAQILAEHDAPEAAIIAALLHDTVEDSDNDPEPVTLEALAARFGAEVAAIVAEVSDDKSLPKEIRKGLQVSQAPKKSAAAKMVKLADKISNLRAIVAAPPASWNHARRVEYVGWAGRVAAGLRGVNPGLEALFDRTYQTAMAELAREAA
- a CDS encoding YMGG-like glycine zipper-containing protein is translated as MKPVLTALGISALLALGACTNPYDPGQRAAGGALIGAGTGAAIGGIAGGGRGAAIGAITGGAVGAATGVITTPQPPPQQQYYQQPYK
- the rho gene encoding transcription termination factor Rho, encoding MHLSELKAKTPPELLAFAEELGVENASILRKQDIMFAILKTFADNDQAIYGEGTLEILSDGFGYLRSPQANFLPGPDDIYVSPAQVRRFGLRTGDTVEGQIRAPKDGERYFAMLKVNAVNFEPPEALRHRINFDNLTPLYPTRRLKMEIEGVEVPKGQQKDNTHRVIDLIAPIGMGQRALIVAPPRTGKTVMLQSIAKSITANHPDVFLMVLLIDERPEEVTDMARTVKGEVVASTFDEPATRHVQVTEMVLEKAKRLVEHKRDVVILLDSITRLGRAYNSVVPSSGKVLTGGVDANALQRPKRFFGAARNIEEGGSLTIIATALIDTGSRMDEVIFEEFKGTGNSEIILDRKLSDKRVFPAIDITKSGTRKEELLVDRGTLSKMWVLRRILNPMGTQDAMEFLTDKLKYSKTNQDFFDAMNT
- the hemJ gene encoding protoporphyrinogen oxidase HemJ — its product is MILDVLAPAYLWVKSFHLMAVMAWMAGLFYLPRLYVYHCEIAPGGGVEHERFKKMERLLLRAIMNPSMIVTWLLGLVLVATPGVVSWTSGWWHVKLACVLGMTWFHMYLAKHRKAFERDERLFPQRHWRIMNEVPTLLMIVIVIMVIVKPF